In Paramormyrops kingsleyae isolate MSU_618 chromosome 13, PKINGS_0.4, whole genome shotgun sequence, a single window of DNA contains:
- the LOC111846825 gene encoding immunoglobulin superfamily DCC subclass member 3-like isoform X1 codes for MATRRRWPVARLLGLLLVASVGVFSGSELTFTLEPSDIIAVQEQPLMLHCQVDGIPPITTQWRRNGKLLLEGPGCAMFANGSLLISHFQKTKLDGSSDEGDYECMAQNPIGLLVSRKARLQAATMAEFHVQPQPVRAEEAGVARFQCQVRGLPEPLISWEKDGRPVDTQGGRYTLLPTGVLQIGGLSLDDSGVYHCVAHNSAGIRRSAGARLAVTGSKASVYKEPTIVVGPENLTLTVHQTAILECVATGYPQPIVSWSRLDGRPIGVEGIQVLGNGNLMISDVGVQHSGIYVCAANKPGTRVRRTAQGRLVVQAPAKFVQPPQSIARPVGTTAVFTCLAQGEPLPQLTWLKNGQILEPGGHVKLRNNNSTLTIYSIGQADEAMYQCIAENSAGSDQASAHLAVLWADGLPGAPRGVQAQALSPTAIRVSWREPSQVTQDIIGYVLHIRKTADSLDMEYQEAVGKSMLQQVLSDLQPSTSYTFYVKAYTSRGASKPSDTAVESTLGEVPAPPSLHTRVVEGSTVQAVWEPSGKMGQPQGFKLFYRRLPSATFTGPLTFGRNITQCNITQLEPAFVYELKLLAFNQHGDGNATMRFVSLKEAVEKSVLDPPCDCLKDEQSKASTTGIIVGIHIGVTCIIFCVLFLMFGYRGRLMMCKTMQEQLATPPEVRSDALEPPTYHGSLSLNGAVPEPNGAIPDKTGMDSNELGRVFPRDSLNQTHMMAGAQVSHTPDETQISMLPLEDFSLAEESESKFGESLEEASDPYGQPEEG; via the exons GTGTGTTTTCGGGGTCAGAGCTCACCTTCACCCTGGAGCCCAGCGACATCATCGCCGTGCAGGAACAGCCCCTCATGCTTCACTGTCAGGTGGACGGGATCCCTCCAATCACCACGCAGTGGAGGCGGAACGGCAAGCTCCTGCTGGAGGGCCCAGGATGTGCCATGTTCGCCAACGGCTCGCTGCTGATCAGTCATTTCCAAAAGACTAAGCTGGACGGCTCTTCCGATGAGGGAGACTATGAGTGCATGGCCCAGAATCCCATTGGGCTGCTGGTCAGCCGTAAGGCGAGGCTACAGGCTGCAA cgATGGCTGAGTTCCATGTGCAACCCCAACCGGTGAGGGCCGAGGAGGCCGGCGTGGCGCGATTCCAGTGCCAAGTCCGTGGGCTGCCGGAACCCCTCATCAGCTGGGAGAAGGATGGCCGGCCAGTGGACACCCAGGGCGGGAG GTACACACTGCTGCCTACAGGGGTTCTGCAGATCGGCGGGCTCAGCCTGGACGACAGTGGCGTGTACCACTGCGTGGCTCACAACAGTGCCGGCATCAGGCGCAGTGCAGGGGCCCGGCTCGCTGTCACAG GCTCCAAGGCTTCCGTCTACAAGGAGCCCACGATCGTGGTGGGTCCAGAGAATCTCACGCTCACAGTTCACCAGACAGCCATCTTGGAGTGTGTGGCCACCGGCTACCCACAGCCCATCGTGTCCTGGAGCAGGCTGG ATGGCCGCCCAATTGGGGTAGAGGGGATCCAGGTGCTGGGCAACGGGAATCTGATGATCTCCGATGTCGGGGTGCAGCATTCGGGAATCTACGTCTGCGCAGCCAACAAGCCCGGGACACGCGTGCGGAGGACTGCGCAGGGCCGGCTGGTAGTGCAAG cccccgccaAGTTTGTCCAGCCGCCACAGTCCATTGCCCGGCCTGTGGGCACCACGGCTGTCTTTACCTGCCTGGCCCAGGGCGAGCCCTTGCCCCAGCTCACATGGCTGAAGAACGGGCAGATTCTGGAGCCAGGGGGACACGTCAAACTCAGGAACAACAACAG cACGCTCACCATCTACAGCATTGGCCAGGCGGACGAGGCCATGTACCAGTGCATCGCTGAGAACAGCGCCGGTTCAGACCAGGCTAGTGCGCACCTTGCCGTGCTGTGGGCCGACGGCCTGCCGGGGGCGCCCCGGGGCGTGCAGGCCCAGGCCCTCTCCCCCACGGCCATCCGGGTGTCCTGGAGGGAGCCAAGCCAGGTCACACAGGACATCATCGGCTACGTGCTTCACATCCGCAAGACAGCAG ACTCGCTGGACATGGAGTACCAGGAGGCCGTGGGAAAGAGCATGCTGCAGCAGGTGCTCAGCGACCTGCAGCCCTCCACCAGCTACACCTTTTACGTGAAGGCCTACACCTCCCGGGGGGCCAGCAAGCCCTCAGACACAGCCGTGGAGAGCACACTGGGGGAAG TGCCGGCGCCCCCATCGCTGCACACGAGGGTGGTGGAAGGGAGCACGGTGCAGGCTGTGTGGGAGCCATCGGGCAAGATGGGCCAACCCCAGGGATTCAAGCTCTTCTACCGCAGGCTGCCCTCGGCCACCTTCACGGGGCCTCTGACTTTCGGCCGCAACATCACACAGTGCAATATCACACAGCTGG AGCCGGCCTTTGTGTACGAGCTGAAGCTGCTGGCTTTCAACCAGCACGGCGACGGCAACGCCACCATGCGCTTCGTCTCCCTCAAGGAGGCCGTGGAGAAGTCAG TGCTAGACCCCCCGTGTGACTGCTTGAAGGACGAGCAGAGCAAGGCTTCCACCACCGGCATCATCGTCGGGATCCATATCGGTGTCACCTGCATCATTTTCTGCGTGCTCTTCCTCATGTTCGGTTACAGGGGGAG GTTGATGATGTGCAAGACCATGCAGGAGCAGCTGGCCACGCCCCCAGAGGTTCGCAGTGACGCCCTGGAGCCTCCCACGTACCACGGCAGCCTGTCCCTGAATGGGGCAGTCCCAGAACCCAACGGGGCCATTCCAGACAAGACAGGCATGGACAGTAATGAGCTGGGGAGAGTCTTCCCCAGGGACTCGCTAAATCAGACACACATG ATGGCGGGCGCACAAGTGTCACACACTCCGGATGAAACGCAGATCTCTATGCTGCCGTTGGAGGATTTCAGCCTGGCCGAGGAGAGTGAGAGCAAATTCGGAGAGTCCCTGGAGGAGGCCAGTGATCCGTACGGCCAACCGGAAGAGGGGTGA
- the LOC111846825 gene encoding immunoglobulin superfamily DCC subclass member 3-like isoform X2, producing MLHCQVDGIPPITTQWRRNGKLLLEGPGCAMFANGSLLISHFQKTKLDGSSDEGDYECMAQNPIGLLVSRKARLQAATMAEFHVQPQPVRAEEAGVARFQCQVRGLPEPLISWEKDGRPVDTQGGRYTLLPTGVLQIGGLSLDDSGVYHCVAHNSAGIRRSAGARLAVTGSKASVYKEPTIVVGPENLTLTVHQTAILECVATGYPQPIVSWSRLDGRPIGVEGIQVLGNGNLMISDVGVQHSGIYVCAANKPGTRVRRTAQGRLVVQAPAKFVQPPQSIARPVGTTAVFTCLAQGEPLPQLTWLKNGQILEPGGHVKLRNNNSTLTIYSIGQADEAMYQCIAENSAGSDQASAHLAVLWADGLPGAPRGVQAQALSPTAIRVSWREPSQVTQDIIGYVLHIRKTADSLDMEYQEAVGKSMLQQVLSDLQPSTSYTFYVKAYTSRGASKPSDTAVESTLGEVPAPPSLHTRVVEGSTVQAVWEPSGKMGQPQGFKLFYRRLPSATFTGPLTFGRNITQCNITQLEPAFVYELKLLAFNQHGDGNATMRFVSLKEAVEKSVLDPPCDCLKDEQSKASTTGIIVGIHIGVTCIIFCVLFLMFGYRGRLMMCKTMQEQLATPPEVRSDALEPPTYHGSLSLNGAVPEPNGAIPDKTGMDSNELGRVFPRDSLNQTHMMAGAQVSHTPDETQISMLPLEDFSLAEESESKFGESLEEASDPYGQPEEG from the exons ATGCTTCACTGTCAGGTGGACGGGATCCCTCCAATCACCACGCAGTGGAGGCGGAACGGCAAGCTCCTGCTGGAGGGCCCAGGATGTGCCATGTTCGCCAACGGCTCGCTGCTGATCAGTCATTTCCAAAAGACTAAGCTGGACGGCTCTTCCGATGAGGGAGACTATGAGTGCATGGCCCAGAATCCCATTGGGCTGCTGGTCAGCCGTAAGGCGAGGCTACAGGCTGCAA cgATGGCTGAGTTCCATGTGCAACCCCAACCGGTGAGGGCCGAGGAGGCCGGCGTGGCGCGATTCCAGTGCCAAGTCCGTGGGCTGCCGGAACCCCTCATCAGCTGGGAGAAGGATGGCCGGCCAGTGGACACCCAGGGCGGGAG GTACACACTGCTGCCTACAGGGGTTCTGCAGATCGGCGGGCTCAGCCTGGACGACAGTGGCGTGTACCACTGCGTGGCTCACAACAGTGCCGGCATCAGGCGCAGTGCAGGGGCCCGGCTCGCTGTCACAG GCTCCAAGGCTTCCGTCTACAAGGAGCCCACGATCGTGGTGGGTCCAGAGAATCTCACGCTCACAGTTCACCAGACAGCCATCTTGGAGTGTGTGGCCACCGGCTACCCACAGCCCATCGTGTCCTGGAGCAGGCTGG ATGGCCGCCCAATTGGGGTAGAGGGGATCCAGGTGCTGGGCAACGGGAATCTGATGATCTCCGATGTCGGGGTGCAGCATTCGGGAATCTACGTCTGCGCAGCCAACAAGCCCGGGACACGCGTGCGGAGGACTGCGCAGGGCCGGCTGGTAGTGCAAG cccccgccaAGTTTGTCCAGCCGCCACAGTCCATTGCCCGGCCTGTGGGCACCACGGCTGTCTTTACCTGCCTGGCCCAGGGCGAGCCCTTGCCCCAGCTCACATGGCTGAAGAACGGGCAGATTCTGGAGCCAGGGGGACACGTCAAACTCAGGAACAACAACAG cACGCTCACCATCTACAGCATTGGCCAGGCGGACGAGGCCATGTACCAGTGCATCGCTGAGAACAGCGCCGGTTCAGACCAGGCTAGTGCGCACCTTGCCGTGCTGTGGGCCGACGGCCTGCCGGGGGCGCCCCGGGGCGTGCAGGCCCAGGCCCTCTCCCCCACGGCCATCCGGGTGTCCTGGAGGGAGCCAAGCCAGGTCACACAGGACATCATCGGCTACGTGCTTCACATCCGCAAGACAGCAG ACTCGCTGGACATGGAGTACCAGGAGGCCGTGGGAAAGAGCATGCTGCAGCAGGTGCTCAGCGACCTGCAGCCCTCCACCAGCTACACCTTTTACGTGAAGGCCTACACCTCCCGGGGGGCCAGCAAGCCCTCAGACACAGCCGTGGAGAGCACACTGGGGGAAG TGCCGGCGCCCCCATCGCTGCACACGAGGGTGGTGGAAGGGAGCACGGTGCAGGCTGTGTGGGAGCCATCGGGCAAGATGGGCCAACCCCAGGGATTCAAGCTCTTCTACCGCAGGCTGCCCTCGGCCACCTTCACGGGGCCTCTGACTTTCGGCCGCAACATCACACAGTGCAATATCACACAGCTGG AGCCGGCCTTTGTGTACGAGCTGAAGCTGCTGGCTTTCAACCAGCACGGCGACGGCAACGCCACCATGCGCTTCGTCTCCCTCAAGGAGGCCGTGGAGAAGTCAG TGCTAGACCCCCCGTGTGACTGCTTGAAGGACGAGCAGAGCAAGGCTTCCACCACCGGCATCATCGTCGGGATCCATATCGGTGTCACCTGCATCATTTTCTGCGTGCTCTTCCTCATGTTCGGTTACAGGGGGAG GTTGATGATGTGCAAGACCATGCAGGAGCAGCTGGCCACGCCCCCAGAGGTTCGCAGTGACGCCCTGGAGCCTCCCACGTACCACGGCAGCCTGTCCCTGAATGGGGCAGTCCCAGAACCCAACGGGGCCATTCCAGACAAGACAGGCATGGACAGTAATGAGCTGGGGAGAGTCTTCCCCAGGGACTCGCTAAATCAGACACACATG ATGGCGGGCGCACAAGTGTCACACACTCCGGATGAAACGCAGATCTCTATGCTGCCGTTGGAGGATTTCAGCCTGGCCGAGGAGAGTGAGAGCAAATTCGGAGAGTCCCTGGAGGAGGCCAGTGATCCGTACGGCCAACCGGAAGAGGGGTGA
- the LOC111846825 gene encoding immunoglobulin superfamily DCC subclass member 3-like isoform X3 yields MLPFPWKLCHDAWRLRLAHCAMAEFHVQPQPVRAEEAGVARFQCQVRGLPEPLISWEKDGRPVDTQGGRYTLLPTGVLQIGGLSLDDSGVYHCVAHNSAGIRRSAGARLAVTGSKASVYKEPTIVVGPENLTLTVHQTAILECVATGYPQPIVSWSRLDGRPIGVEGIQVLGNGNLMISDVGVQHSGIYVCAANKPGTRVRRTAQGRLVVQAPAKFVQPPQSIARPVGTTAVFTCLAQGEPLPQLTWLKNGQILEPGGHVKLRNNNSTLTIYSIGQADEAMYQCIAENSAGSDQASAHLAVLWADGLPGAPRGVQAQALSPTAIRVSWREPSQVTQDIIGYVLHIRKTADSLDMEYQEAVGKSMLQQVLSDLQPSTSYTFYVKAYTSRGASKPSDTAVESTLGEVPAPPSLHTRVVEGSTVQAVWEPSGKMGQPQGFKLFYRRLPSATFTGPLTFGRNITQCNITQLEPAFVYELKLLAFNQHGDGNATMRFVSLKEAVEKSVLDPPCDCLKDEQSKASTTGIIVGIHIGVTCIIFCVLFLMFGYRGRLMMCKTMQEQLATPPEVRSDALEPPTYHGSLSLNGAVPEPNGAIPDKTGMDSNELGRVFPRDSLNQTHMMAGAQVSHTPDETQISMLPLEDFSLAEESESKFGESLEEASDPYGQPEEG; encoded by the exons ATGCTGCCGTTTCCATGGAAACTGTGCCATGATGCTTGGAGACTTCGCCTTGCTCATTGTG cgATGGCTGAGTTCCATGTGCAACCCCAACCGGTGAGGGCCGAGGAGGCCGGCGTGGCGCGATTCCAGTGCCAAGTCCGTGGGCTGCCGGAACCCCTCATCAGCTGGGAGAAGGATGGCCGGCCAGTGGACACCCAGGGCGGGAG GTACACACTGCTGCCTACAGGGGTTCTGCAGATCGGCGGGCTCAGCCTGGACGACAGTGGCGTGTACCACTGCGTGGCTCACAACAGTGCCGGCATCAGGCGCAGTGCAGGGGCCCGGCTCGCTGTCACAG GCTCCAAGGCTTCCGTCTACAAGGAGCCCACGATCGTGGTGGGTCCAGAGAATCTCACGCTCACAGTTCACCAGACAGCCATCTTGGAGTGTGTGGCCACCGGCTACCCACAGCCCATCGTGTCCTGGAGCAGGCTGG ATGGCCGCCCAATTGGGGTAGAGGGGATCCAGGTGCTGGGCAACGGGAATCTGATGATCTCCGATGTCGGGGTGCAGCATTCGGGAATCTACGTCTGCGCAGCCAACAAGCCCGGGACACGCGTGCGGAGGACTGCGCAGGGCCGGCTGGTAGTGCAAG cccccgccaAGTTTGTCCAGCCGCCACAGTCCATTGCCCGGCCTGTGGGCACCACGGCTGTCTTTACCTGCCTGGCCCAGGGCGAGCCCTTGCCCCAGCTCACATGGCTGAAGAACGGGCAGATTCTGGAGCCAGGGGGACACGTCAAACTCAGGAACAACAACAG cACGCTCACCATCTACAGCATTGGCCAGGCGGACGAGGCCATGTACCAGTGCATCGCTGAGAACAGCGCCGGTTCAGACCAGGCTAGTGCGCACCTTGCCGTGCTGTGGGCCGACGGCCTGCCGGGGGCGCCCCGGGGCGTGCAGGCCCAGGCCCTCTCCCCCACGGCCATCCGGGTGTCCTGGAGGGAGCCAAGCCAGGTCACACAGGACATCATCGGCTACGTGCTTCACATCCGCAAGACAGCAG ACTCGCTGGACATGGAGTACCAGGAGGCCGTGGGAAAGAGCATGCTGCAGCAGGTGCTCAGCGACCTGCAGCCCTCCACCAGCTACACCTTTTACGTGAAGGCCTACACCTCCCGGGGGGCCAGCAAGCCCTCAGACACAGCCGTGGAGAGCACACTGGGGGAAG TGCCGGCGCCCCCATCGCTGCACACGAGGGTGGTGGAAGGGAGCACGGTGCAGGCTGTGTGGGAGCCATCGGGCAAGATGGGCCAACCCCAGGGATTCAAGCTCTTCTACCGCAGGCTGCCCTCGGCCACCTTCACGGGGCCTCTGACTTTCGGCCGCAACATCACACAGTGCAATATCACACAGCTGG AGCCGGCCTTTGTGTACGAGCTGAAGCTGCTGGCTTTCAACCAGCACGGCGACGGCAACGCCACCATGCGCTTCGTCTCCCTCAAGGAGGCCGTGGAGAAGTCAG TGCTAGACCCCCCGTGTGACTGCTTGAAGGACGAGCAGAGCAAGGCTTCCACCACCGGCATCATCGTCGGGATCCATATCGGTGTCACCTGCATCATTTTCTGCGTGCTCTTCCTCATGTTCGGTTACAGGGGGAG GTTGATGATGTGCAAGACCATGCAGGAGCAGCTGGCCACGCCCCCAGAGGTTCGCAGTGACGCCCTGGAGCCTCCCACGTACCACGGCAGCCTGTCCCTGAATGGGGCAGTCCCAGAACCCAACGGGGCCATTCCAGACAAGACAGGCATGGACAGTAATGAGCTGGGGAGAGTCTTCCCCAGGGACTCGCTAAATCAGACACACATG ATGGCGGGCGCACAAGTGTCACACACTCCGGATGAAACGCAGATCTCTATGCTGCCGTTGGAGGATTTCAGCCTGGCCGAGGAGAGTGAGAGCAAATTCGGAGAGTCCCTGGAGGAGGCCAGTGATCCGTACGGCCAACCGGAAGAGGGGTGA